Below is a window of Aggregicoccus sp. 17bor-14 DNA.
CGTGGGCTTCGTCTCGGACGTGCTCGCGCGCGAGGGCAGGGCGCTCGCGCCCGCGCTGGTGGAGGAGGCGCAGCAGGCCCTGCAGGAGGCGCGCGAGGGCACGCAGCGCATGCGCGACATCGTGCGCGACCTGCGCACCTTCAGCCGCGTGGACGACGCCGTCCTCGCCCCGGTGGACCTGGAGCGGGTGCTGGACAGCGCGAGCAGCATCGCCTCGAACGAGGTGCGCCACCGCGCGCGGCTGGTGCGCGTGCGCGGGGGCGTGCCGCAGGTGCTCGCGCACGAGGGGCGGCTGGTGCAGCTCTTCGTGAACCTCATCGTGAACGCCGCGCACGCGCTGCCCGAGGGGCAGGTGGAGCGCCACGAGATCCGCCTGCGCACCGCCGCCGCGCCCACGGGCGAGGCGCTGGTGGAGGTGCAGGACACCGGCAGCGGCATCGCACCCGAGCTGCTGCCCCGCCTCTTCGAGCCCTTCTTCACCACCAAGCCCGCGGGCCGCGGCACGGGGCTCGGCCTCTCCATCTGCCAGGGCATCGTGGCGGCGCTGGGCGGCAGCATCGAGGTGCAGAGCGCGGTCGGCCAGGGCAGCACCTTCCGCGTGCGCCTGCCGGCGGCTCCCGCGGCGAGCACGGCCGAGCCCGCGCCCCCGTCTCCCGCCTCGGCCCCCGCGCGCCGCGGCCGCATCCTGATCATCGACGACGAGGCCCTGGTGGGCGCGGCGCTGCGCCGCACGCTCGCGCGCGCGCACGAGGTGCACGTCACCACGCGCGCGGACGAGGCGCTGGCGCGCCTGGCCTCGGGCGAGCACTTCGACCTCATCCTCTGCGACCTGATGATGCCGCACATGAGCGGCATGGACTTCCACGCCGCGCTCGCCGAGCGCTTCCCCGTGCTGCTGCCGCGCGTCGTCTTCCTCACCGGCGGCGGCTTCACCCCGCGCGCCCGCGCCTTCCTCGAGGCCGTGCCCAACGCGAAGCTCGACAAGCCCTTCGACCCCGAGGCGCTCCAGGCGCTGGTGCAGGCGCGGCTGCAGGGCGCGTAGGCGCACTCCCCCGCGCTCGTTCGCCCGCTGGGCCGCCGGGCCGGGGAGCCGTGGACGCCCGTGCGGGGGGCTGCGTACCTTTGGCTGCCTGCTTGGAGGCGCGAACGTGAACGTCGTCTTCCTCTCCCCGCACTTCCCGCCGCAGTACCCGCACTTCGTCTCGGCGCTGCGCGAGCGCGGGGTGCGCGTGCTGGGAGTGGGGGATGCGCCGCAGGACTCCCTGCCGGGCGAGCTGCGGGGCGCGCTCGCCGAGTACTACTACGTGCCGAGCCTCGGGGACGCGGACGCACTGCTGCGCGCGGTGGGCTACTTCACCTGGCGCCACGGGCGCATCGCGCGCATCGAGAGCCTCAACGAGAGCTGGCTCGCGGTGGAGGCGGAGCTGCGCGAGGCCTTCCACGTGCCGGGGCTGCTGCCCGCGGACCTCGAGCGGCTGCGCACCAAGGCCGGCATGGCGCGCGTCTTCGAGGAGGCCGGGGTCCCGCACCCGCCCACCCTGCGCGTGAGGGACCCCGCGGGGCTCAAGGCCTTCGCCGCGCGCGTGGGCTACCCGCTGGTGCTCAAGCCCAACGTGGGCGTGGGCGCGGCGCAGACCTTCGGCGTGGCGAGCGACGCGGAGGTGGACCGGGCGCTCGCGGGCAGCGTGGGCGACCGCGTGGCGCAGCCCTACGTGAAGGGCACCATCGTCACCTACGACGGCATGGTGGACCGCGAGGGCGAGCCCTTCTTCTCGCTCAGCCACGAGTACAGCGACGGCGTGATGGAGACGGTGAACGAGGCGCGCGACATCTCCTTCTGGAGCCTCAAGAGCACCCCGCCCGAGCTCGAGCGCCTCGGGCGCGCCTGCCTGCGCGCGCTGGGGCTGCGCGAGCGCTGGTTCCATCTCGAGTTCTTCCGGCTCGCAGACGGCTCGTACGTCGCGCTCGAGGCGAACCTGCGCCCGCCCGGCGCCTTCATGACGGACATGATGAACTACGCCTGCGACGTGGACGTGTACCGGCTGTGGGCGCGCCTGGTGACGGGCGACCTGATGAAGGGCTTCAGCTACACGCCGCGCTCCCACATCTGCCACAGCGCGCGCCGCGCCGAGCGCGCCTACCGCCTGGACACCGGCGAGCTGCTGGGGCGGCTCGGGGACCGGCTCGTGCTGCACCGCACGCTGCCCTCCGTGTACCACGCGGCCATGGGCCACGAGATGTACCTCACCCGCCACGCGGACCTGCAGGACCTGCGCGAGTGCGTGCGCATTATCCAGGCTCGCGCCTAACCAGGCGCGCGCGTGAGCCCATCGCCCCAGCGCAGCTCGTAGAGGGTGTGCGCCTCGCCCAGCTCCAGCGCCCGCGCGCGCGGCTCCTTCGCCCCGGCCTCGCGCAGCAGCGCCTCGAGCACCCCCTCCAGGTAGCCCGGGGTGCCGAGCGCCGCGTTGTGCCACAGCTCGAAGTGGCAGGGCCCGCGCTCGAGGACCTCGACGCGGCTCCAGTTGTCCGTGCTGGCGAGCAGCTGCGGGATGCGCAGCACCGTGCGGCGCGGGCCCAGCATGCGGGTGAGCACCCCGATCGCCCGCCCCACCAGCGTGTGGCTGTAGCCCTCGGTGGTGCGCGCCCCCAGCGCGCGGAAGGCCTGCTCGGGGGGCTGGCCCGGGTACAGCTCCTCGATGATGGCCCACAGGCAGTGCAGCCACACCGGGAGCGGGTAGGCGGGCAGGAGCGGCCGCTCCACGTCCACCCCGATGCGCTGCAGCCGCGCGCGCAAGCCCGGCGGTACCTGCCCCTGCAGCCCGTGGCGCAGGAGCCCCTCCACCACGCTGCCGTAGGTGAGGCGCTCGCGGGGCTCCTTCCGGCCGCCCGTGCCCACGGCGCTCACCCCGCCCAGCGCAGCGAGAAGCGCGTGTGGCCGTCGCCGCGCTCCAGCTCCTGCACCTGTGGCTCGCGCGCGCCGGAGAGCCCGAGCAGCGCCTCCATCAGCCCCTCCGCGTAGCCCGGCATGTCGACCTCCGAGTTCATGCGCAGCTCGTAGTGCGCGGGCGCGAGCTCCAGCAGCTCGGCGCGGGTGTAGTTGTCCCCCGAGGCGAGCAGGTGCGGCAGCCGGTGCACCATGCGCCGCGGCCCCATCATGCGCGCCACCGCGTAGAGCGCGTGGCCCACCACGGTGTGGCCGTAGCCCTCCGCGTGGCGCACCGCAAGTGCCCGCAGGGCCCGCTCCAGCGGCTCGCCCGGGTACAGCTCCTCGGCCACCGCGCGCAGGCAGTGCATCCACATGGGCACGGGGTAGGCGGGAAGCAGCGGCCGGTCCACGTCCACCCCGATGTGGCGCAGCCGCTCCTTGAGCACCAGCGGCAGCGGCTCCTGCACCCCGTGGCGCAAGAGCCCCTCCACGACGCTCGCGTAGACGAGGCGCTCGGAGGGCTCGGGGCGGCGCATCGGCATCGGGGGGGGCCTCGCTTCAGCTCAGCAGCCAGCGCAGCGCGAGCGGGAGCCGGCGCTGCCAGTCGCGCTCGTGGTGGATGCCGCCCGGCTCCAGCACGAGGAACAGCTCGTGGTCCCCGTAGCCCAGGCGGCGCAGGTGGTGGAAGAAGTCGCGCGTGGCCTCGCCGTAGTTGAGCGGCATGCCGCCCGCCTCGATGTGCTCGTTGCTCCCGGCATCCAGGTAGATGCGGCTCCACTGGCGCGAGTGCTGCTGCCAGGCGTGGAAGAGCCGGCCCTCGCTCCACATCACCGTGGGGCTCATCCCGCCCACGCGGCCGAACACGTGCGGGTAGGCGAGGCCGAGGTAGAGCGAGATGAGCCCGCCGAGGCTCGAGCCGATGACGGCGGTGGACTCGGGGCCGGGCCGCGTGCGGTAGGTGCGGTCCACCCAGGGCTTGAGGTGCTCCACGAGGAAGCGCGCGTACTCGGGGCCGCGGGCCTTGATGCCGGCGCGCGGCTCGTCCCAGGGCGAGTACTCGGCGAGCCGCCCGGCCCCCGAGTCGATGCCCACGATGAGCCAGGGCTCGAGCCGGCCCTCGCCTGCCAGCCGCTCGATGGCGGTGTTCGCGCACCAGGTGTCGTAGGTGGCGCTCTCGGGGTGGGCGAAGACGTTCTGCCCGTCCTGCATGTAGAGGACGGGGACGCGGCGGCCCGGCTCGGCGTCGTAGGCATCCGGCGTGTAGATGCGCACCGTGCGGGCGAAGCCCTCGGGCGGGGAGTGGAAGTCTCGGAGGATGTGCACGTGGCCCATGGGGAGAGGCCACCGTAGAGCACGGCTGGGCTCCCGCGCCAACGCGCCCGCGGACCCATCGACTGTTGTCCGTACACCCGAGGACCAGGCGGGCTGACATACTCGGACCCACGCCATGCTCTCTCTGCCCACTGCCACCACCCGCCTCGCCCTGCAGGAGCGCCGCGCGCGCCTGCAGGGGCTGCTGGGCCGCGCGCCCGCGCTGCTCGCCTCGGGCAAGCCCCGCGCGCGCAACTACGCCGCCCAGCAGTTCCCCTTCCGCGCGACGAGCCACTTCCTCTACC
It encodes the following:
- a CDS encoding PAS domain S-box protein gives rise to the protein MSDTPPGPGLRIPALASMLDAMRQGLCAVDREGRVTFVNRAACALLGVTPAQVLGQGVQRFLVAPPAPGEEAARARRLSGSFGQRQTLKLTRADGAPLTVAYVVDPLVEGGERVGALVSFEDVTERERTEGQLREAQRTLSTLMANLPGIAYRCQNNRDWTMEFMSEGTLALTGYPPERFLGPGGLSFNTIIHPEDQADTWERVQAALARRAPFQLTYRLRCRDGSERWVWEQGRGVWSADGRLLALEGFITDITERKQIEARLVASDRMASVGMLAAGVAHEINNPLAYVQANVGFVSDVLAREGRALAPALVEEAQQALQEAREGTQRMRDIVRDLRTFSRVDDAVLAPVDLERVLDSASSIASNEVRHRARLVRVRGGVPQVLAHEGRLVQLFVNLIVNAAHALPEGQVERHEIRLRTAAAPTGEALVEVQDTGSGIAPELLPRLFEPFFTTKPAGRGTGLGLSICQGIVAALGGSIEVQSAVGQGSTFRVRLPAAPAASTAEPAPPSPASAPARRGRILIIDDEALVGAALRRTLARAHEVHVTTRADEALARLASGEHFDLILCDLMMPHMSGMDFHAALAERFPVLLPRVVFLTGGGFTPRARAFLEAVPNAKLDKPFDPEALQALVQARLQGA
- a CDS encoding carboxylate--amine ligase, translating into MNVVFLSPHFPPQYPHFVSALRERGVRVLGVGDAPQDSLPGELRGALAEYYYVPSLGDADALLRAVGYFTWRHGRIARIESLNESWLAVEAELREAFHVPGLLPADLERLRTKAGMARVFEEAGVPHPPTLRVRDPAGLKAFAARVGYPLVLKPNVGVGAAQTFGVASDAEVDRALAGSVGDRVAQPYVKGTIVTYDGMVDREGEPFFSLSHEYSDGVMETVNEARDISFWSLKSTPPELERLGRACLRALGLRERWFHLEFFRLADGSYVALEANLRPPGAFMTDMMNYACDVDVYRLWARLVTGDLMKGFSYTPRSHICHSARRAERAYRLDTGELLGRLGDRLVLHRTLPSVYHAAMGHEMYLTRHADLQDLRECVRIIQARA
- a CDS encoding DUF2378 family protein; translated protein: MSAVGTGGRKEPRERLTYGSVVEGLLRHGLQGQVPPGLRARLQRIGVDVERPLLPAYPLPVWLHCLWAIIEELYPGQPPEQAFRALGARTTEGYSHTLVGRAIGVLTRMLGPRRTVLRIPQLLASTDNWSRVEVLERGPCHFELWHNAALGTPGYLEGVLEALLREAGAKEPRARALELGEAHTLYELRWGDGLTRAPG
- a CDS encoding DUF2378 family protein — its product is MPMRRPEPSERLVYASVVEGLLRHGVQEPLPLVLKERLRHIGVDVDRPLLPAYPVPMWMHCLRAVAEELYPGEPLERALRALAVRHAEGYGHTVVGHALYAVARMMGPRRMVHRLPHLLASGDNYTRAELLELAPAHYELRMNSEVDMPGYAEGLMEALLGLSGAREPQVQELERGDGHTRFSLRWAG
- a CDS encoding alpha/beta hydrolase; this encodes MGHVHILRDFHSPPEGFARTVRIYTPDAYDAEPGRRVPVLYMQDGQNVFAHPESATYDTWCANTAIERLAGEGRLEPWLIVGIDSGAGRLAEYSPWDEPRAGIKARGPEYARFLVEHLKPWVDRTYRTRPGPESTAVIGSSLGGLISLYLGLAYPHVFGRVGGMSPTVMWSEGRLFHAWQQHSRQWSRIYLDAGSNEHIEAGGMPLNYGEATRDFFHHLRRLGYGDHELFLVLEPGGIHHERDWQRRLPLALRWLLS